A portion of the Edaphobacter lichenicola genome contains these proteins:
- a CDS encoding DUF885 domain-containing protein, with amino-acid sequence MSRSLLATLLLAPCLLVSAAAQHLSADGGVQTFNFLADQYFSDVYFHFSPTNGTANGLHQYDTQLEDYSAANIQRQIAALHTYEKKVEAIDSSALDASVAGDRAILLNSIRSTLLSLEVIRPWEKNPDNYSSGITASAFVIMERPYAPADTRLKSLVEREKQMPQVLLEARKNLKNPPHIYTQIALEQLDGDISFFQNDVPSAFTDATDADTKAAFAKSNAAVIEALQSYEAWLKSDLLPRSNGDYKLGADTFAKKLAYDEMVDIPLDHLLDIAYADLHKNQAEFARVAKEVDPTKTPQQVLAELATIHPAPDKLLSTFNDTFASLIDFINTHHIITIPSKVEPTLEETPPFERATTSASMDPPGPFETHSTKAYFNVTLPEKNWTPEHIAEHMSEFNVGTIISTSVHEAYPGHYVQFLWTPQFPSTIRKVLGANTNIEGWAHYTEQMMLDQGYGQLGAGAKNEREAKLIRLGQIQDALLRDARFVNSIKLHTGQFTFDQAVNFFVTDGYQSHSVGLVETKRGTADATYLYYTLGKLEIMKLRADMMKKQGAAFNLQTFHDNFMRQGFAPIKIVRKAMLHDDSPVL; translated from the coding sequence ATGAGCCGCTCCCTCCTCGCCACCCTCCTCCTCGCACCATGCCTGCTGGTCTCCGCAGCCGCCCAGCACCTCTCCGCCGACGGCGGCGTCCAGACCTTCAACTTCCTCGCCGACCAATACTTCTCGGACGTCTACTTCCACTTTTCCCCCACCAATGGCACCGCCAACGGCCTCCATCAGTACGACACCCAGCTTGAAGACTACTCCGCCGCCAACATCCAAAGACAAATCGCCGCCCTCCACACCTACGAGAAGAAAGTCGAAGCCATCGACTCCTCCGCCCTCGACGCCTCCGTAGCCGGCGACCGCGCCATCCTCCTCAACAGCATCCGCAGCACCCTCCTCTCTCTCGAAGTCATTCGCCCCTGGGAGAAGAATCCCGATAACTACTCCTCCGGCATCACCGCCTCCGCCTTCGTCATCATGGAGCGTCCCTACGCCCCCGCCGACACGCGTCTCAAATCCTTGGTCGAGCGCGAAAAGCAGATGCCGCAAGTTCTTCTCGAAGCCCGCAAGAACCTCAAGAACCCCCCGCACATCTACACCCAAATTGCCCTCGAACAACTCGACGGCGACATCAGCTTCTTCCAGAACGACGTCCCCTCCGCCTTCACCGACGCCACCGACGCCGACACCAAAGCCGCCTTCGCCAAATCGAACGCCGCCGTCATCGAAGCCCTCCAATCCTACGAGGCCTGGCTCAAATCCGATCTCCTCCCTCGCTCCAACGGCGACTACAAACTCGGTGCCGACACCTTCGCCAAAAAACTCGCCTACGACGAGATGGTCGACATCCCCCTCGATCACCTCCTTGACATCGCCTACGCCGACCTGCACAAAAATCAGGCCGAGTTCGCCCGCGTAGCCAAAGAAGTCGACCCCACCAAAACCCCGCAGCAGGTCCTCGCCGAACTAGCCACAATCCACCCCGCACCCGACAAGCTCCTCAGCACCTTTAACGACACCTTCGCCAGCCTAATCGACTTCATCAACACCCACCACATCATCACCATCCCCTCCAAGGTCGAACCCACACTCGAAGAGACCCCACCCTTCGAGCGAGCCACCACCTCTGCCTCTATGGACCCTCCAGGCCCCTTCGAGACCCACTCCACCAAGGCCTACTTCAACGTCACTCTGCCTGAAAAAAACTGGACACCCGAACACATCGCCGAACACATGTCTGAGTTCAACGTCGGCACCATCATCTCCACCAGCGTCCACGAGGCCTACCCCGGCCACTACGTCCAGTTCCTCTGGACCCCGCAGTTCCCATCCACCATTCGCAAGGTCCTCGGCGCCAACACCAACATCGAAGGTTGGGCTCACTACACCGAGCAGATGATGCTCGATCAAGGCTATGGCCAACTTGGTGCTGGAGCAAAAAACGAGCGCGAAGCCAAACTCATCCGCCTCGGCCAGATCCAGGACGCGCTCCTTCGCGACGCCCGCTTCGTCAACTCCATCAAGCTCCACACCGGCCAGTTCACCTTCGACCAGGCCGTCAACTTCTTCGTCACCGATGGCTACCAGTCCCACTCCGTCGGCCTCGTCGAAACCAAGCGCGGCACCGCCGACGCCACCTACCTCTACTACACCTTAGGTAAGCTCGAAATCATGAAGCTCCGCGCCGACATGATGAAGAAACAAGGCGCAGCCTTCAACCTCCAGACCTTCCACGACAACTTCATGCGCCAGGGCTTCGCCCCCATCAAAATCGTCCGCAAAGCCATGCTCCACGACGACTCCCCTGTCCTGTAA
- a CDS encoding MarR family winged helix-turn-helix transcriptional regulator — protein MARRFDDALRPIGLTNGQFSLLMSLNRPEPPGMASVATLLAMDRTTLTAALKPLERRGLITVVKDPSDRRGRRLSLTPEGRTLLAFATPVWERTHRDVEALLTDVDPDRLRSSLRVLS, from the coding sequence TTGGCTCGCCGTTTCGATGACGCACTGCGCCCTATTGGCCTGACCAACGGCCAGTTTTCGCTCCTGATGTCGCTGAACCGCCCTGAACCGCCAGGGATGGCCTCAGTCGCAACTCTCCTTGCGATGGATCGCACCACGCTCACCGCTGCGCTCAAACCGCTCGAGCGGCGCGGACTGATCACTGTCGTAAAAGATCCCTCTGACCGGCGTGGCCGCCGCCTGAGCCTGACCCCGGAGGGCAGAACTCTGCTGGCCTTCGCCACTCCGGTCTGGGAGCGGACCCACCGCGATGTTGAAGCGCTGCTCACGGACGTTGATCCCGATCGCCTCAGGAGCAGCCTTCGGGTGCTGTCGTGA